A single window of Chitinophaga sp. XS-30 DNA harbors:
- a CDS encoding TonB-dependent receptor, with product MKASVSSMARPGYRRYLGAAIGIAACLGISPAALAQQPDSTTIIHTFMGRQLSSEVTSGISQMSGAAVMNVPIINNLNRMQGRLAGLFVMQNNGEPGDEGASLQMRGKRTFRTNTPVILVDGFERSMDLLDPNEIESITLLKDAAATAQYGLRGGNGIILVTTKRGKEGNIRISFNARTGVKTPTTQPRLLNSFQYATLYNEALVNDGNQPRYSAADLDKYQQASQGIYETEMDRYLYPDINWYDEYVNQHTWQQRYSVDVQGGNKTARYFVSAGYTSNSGLYNVDKAANTYNTNADFGLITLRSNIDVNVNKRFSLQLDLSGRQEQRTFPGSRSESSLRVFRSLYKTPPNAFPVFTPDGYLGGTKDFTGNPYGLLNKQGYSLYYVRNMFATLRARHELDFITPGLYLRGSVGFDSWYDMVTNRSKSFKVFDLRQPNGNVEYKPDGTIRYVETGSDTQMSSGVEYPSTRRTLNADASLNYERIFGKHAVSGFAAVAQRIIYSENNGDIPQAYLGGNGHIAYAYNKKYLAEFNFGYQGSEQFLPGMKFGFFPAGAIGWVLTEENFLKHNKWVNFLKLRASHGISGNDDIGGYFLWFQKYAGAGGVNFGYTSIGYSGWNETAFALDNVTWEKVRKTDVGIDAVFFNNKLNVSFDYFHEKNTDIMIQPALPYLMGIRFPDFPIGVIENKGFDASVSYTQKFGDLELALTGIITKANNTVVNRGEEKPRFDYQARTGRPLDAIFGLEAIGLFKDQPEIDNSPRQTFGVVRPGDIRYKDQNDDGVIDAYDEVFLGQGGFPTLQYGAGLGARFRGIDLNVLFTGHNGSMQNLTGESIWEFHDNGTVRDHHLGRYNPEDPNTWANATYPRLSLSNKANNQRTSTYWLRDAKMVRLKTLELGYTFPEKLSKKIRMENLRVYCSGYNLFTWSPTDLIDTEARSSHYVVYPIQRVLNAGISVTF from the coding sequence ATGAAAGCATCAGTATCATCCATGGCCAGGCCCGGTTACCGGCGATACCTGGGAGCGGCTATCGGGATCGCTGCCTGTCTGGGTATTTCGCCGGCTGCGCTGGCACAGCAGCCGGACAGCACAACGATCATCCATACCTTTATGGGCAGGCAGTTGTCTTCCGAAGTGACCAGCGGCATCTCGCAAATGAGCGGGGCTGCTGTCATGAACGTCCCCATCATCAACAATCTGAACAGAATGCAGGGTCGGCTGGCTGGCCTGTTCGTCATGCAAAACAATGGTGAGCCGGGGGACGAGGGCGCTTCCCTCCAGATGCGCGGCAAACGCACCTTTCGTACCAATACCCCGGTTATTCTCGTAGATGGTTTTGAACGCAGCATGGACCTGCTGGACCCGAACGAGATCGAAAGCATTACCCTGCTGAAAGACGCTGCGGCAACCGCGCAATACGGCCTGCGCGGAGGTAACGGCATCATTCTCGTCACTACCAAAAGAGGGAAGGAAGGCAATATCAGGATATCCTTCAATGCCCGGACCGGTGTTAAAACACCTACCACCCAACCCCGGTTGCTCAACTCCTTCCAGTATGCTACCCTGTACAACGAGGCGCTGGTGAACGACGGCAACCAGCCCCGCTATTCGGCCGCGGACCTGGACAAATACCAGCAGGCTTCCCAGGGAATTTATGAAACGGAAATGGACCGCTATCTGTACCCGGACATCAACTGGTATGATGAATACGTGAACCAGCATACCTGGCAGCAACGGTACAGCGTAGATGTGCAGGGCGGCAACAAAACGGCACGGTACTTCGTCTCCGCCGGTTACACCAGCAACAGCGGTCTCTATAATGTTGACAAGGCCGCCAATACTTATAACACGAATGCGGACTTCGGCCTGATCACCCTGCGATCGAATATCGATGTAAATGTCAACAAACGGTTCTCCCTGCAGCTGGACCTTTCCGGACGCCAGGAGCAGCGCACCTTCCCCGGTTCCCGGTCTGAATCCTCCCTTCGCGTATTCCGCTCCCTCTATAAAACGCCGCCGAACGCTTTCCCCGTTTTCACGCCGGACGGCTACCTGGGCGGCACAAAGGATTTTACCGGCAACCCTTATGGCCTGTTGAACAAACAGGGGTATTCCCTCTATTATGTGCGCAACATGTTCGCCACATTACGCGCCAGGCATGAACTTGACTTTATCACACCAGGCCTTTACCTCCGCGGCAGCGTTGGATTTGACAGCTGGTACGATATGGTCACCAACCGCAGCAAGAGCTTCAAGGTATTCGACCTCCGCCAGCCGAACGGCAACGTGGAATATAAACCGGATGGCACCATCAGGTATGTGGAAACGGGCTCGGATACCCAGATGTCTTCCGGCGTGGAATATCCTTCCACCCGCCGCACCCTGAATGCGGACGCCTCGCTGAACTACGAGCGCATTTTCGGCAAACATGCCGTTTCCGGCTTTGCCGCCGTAGCACAGCGTATCATCTACTCCGAGAACAACGGCGACATTCCCCAGGCTTACCTGGGCGGTAACGGCCATATTGCATATGCCTACAACAAGAAATACCTGGCGGAATTCAACTTCGGATACCAGGGCTCCGAGCAGTTCCTGCCCGGCATGAAATTCGGCTTCTTCCCTGCCGGTGCGATCGGTTGGGTACTGACGGAAGAGAACTTCCTGAAGCACAACAAATGGGTGAATTTCCTTAAACTGCGCGCCTCTCACGGTATTTCCGGCAACGACGACATTGGCGGTTACTTCCTGTGGTTCCAGAAATATGCCGGCGCCGGCGGGGTGAACTTCGGGTACACTTCCATCGGTTATTCCGGCTGGAACGAAACAGCTTTCGCGCTGGACAATGTAACCTGGGAAAAGGTCAGGAAAACAGATGTGGGCATCGATGCGGTATTCTTCAATAACAAGCTGAACGTATCATTCGACTACTTCCATGAAAAGAACACGGATATCATGATCCAGCCGGCGCTGCCTTATCTGATGGGTATCCGCTTCCCTGACTTTCCCATCGGCGTGATCGAGAACAAAGGATTTGATGCTTCCGTAAGCTATACGCAAAAATTCGGCGACCTGGAGCTGGCGCTGACCGGTATCATCACCAAGGCCAATAATACGGTGGTCAACCGGGGTGAGGAAAAACCGCGCTTCGATTACCAGGCCCGTACCGGCCGGCCGCTGGATGCCATTTTCGGGCTGGAGGCCATCGGCCTGTTCAAAGACCAGCCGGAGATCGACAACAGCCCCCGCCAGACTTTCGGCGTAGTAAGGCCCGGCGATATCAGATACAAAGATCAGAACGATGATGGGGTGATCGATGCATATGACGAAGTATTCCTGGGCCAGGGCGGTTTCCCCACCCTGCAATATGGCGCAGGCCTCGGCGCCAGGTTCCGCGGTATCGATCTGAACGTACTGTTCACCGGTCACAATGGCTCCATGCAGAACCTGACCGGCGAATCCATCTGGGAGTTTCACGACAACGGCACGGTGCGCGACCATCACCTGGGCCGCTACAACCCGGAAGATCCGAACACTTGGGCCAATGCCACCTATCCCCGCCTTTCGCTGAGCAACAAGGCCAACAACCAGCGCACCTCCACCTACTGGCTGAGAGATGCCAAAATGGTACGTCTGAAAACGCTGGAACTGGGTTACACCTTCCCCGAAAAACTCAGCAAAAAGATCCGCATGGAAAATCTGCGGGTGTATTGCAGCGGCTACAACCTGTTCACCTGGTCGCCAACCGACCTGATCGATACGGAAGCACGTTCCAGCCACTATGTTGTATATCCGATCCAGCGCGTGCTGAATGCCGGCATCAGTGTAACCTTCTAA
- a CDS encoding LacI family DNA-binding transcriptional regulator, which produces MIKIDIKYLAKELNLAISTVSRALRDSHEISAETKEKVFALAKRLNYQPNANASGLRGQKTKMIAVVIPEMVNDFFSLVISGIEKVTQAQGYHILLYFTHGDHALEVSFINTLANGRVDGVLLSITDEHNDNSHLELLNKKGIPLVLFDRVSERMDNVKVTTDNYDSGILATRHLIDMGCKKIGYLKIHKNIPVGTIRMNGYLDALKKHSAQKVPLVLECPSGNDEAFESIRRMLVAEKPDGIFASVEKLAVICYRVCEQIRLHIPQDIRIISFSNLHTASLLNPSLTTITQPAFEIGETAAKALLRIIQKKGGYNAGGNVVLQSRLIKRNSTAR; this is translated from the coding sequence ATGATCAAGATAGATATCAAATACCTGGCAAAGGAGTTAAATCTTGCCATTTCTACAGTATCAAGGGCATTACGGGACAGTCACGAGATCAGTGCGGAAACCAAGGAAAAGGTGTTTGCGCTGGCGAAGCGATTGAACTATCAGCCCAATGCAAATGCGAGCGGTCTTCGGGGACAGAAAACGAAGATGATCGCTGTTGTGATACCCGAAATGGTGAACGACTTCTTTTCACTGGTCATCAGCGGGATCGAGAAGGTGACACAGGCCCAGGGATATCACATCCTGTTATATTTCACACATGGTGATCATGCGCTGGAAGTATCCTTCATCAACACGCTGGCCAATGGAAGGGTAGATGGCGTTTTACTGTCCATCACCGATGAGCACAACGATAATTCGCACCTGGAGCTGCTGAACAAAAAAGGTATTCCGCTGGTGCTTTTCGATCGGGTGAGCGAGCGCATGGATAATGTAAAAGTGACGACCGATAATTATGATAGCGGCATTCTGGCCACCCGGCACCTGATCGACATGGGGTGTAAAAAGATCGGGTACCTGAAAATACACAAGAATATCCCGGTAGGCACCATCCGGATGAACGGTTACCTGGATGCGCTGAAAAAGCACTCGGCGCAGAAAGTTCCGCTGGTACTGGAATGCCCGAGCGGTAACGACGAAGCGTTTGAATCTATCCGGAGGATGCTGGTGGCGGAAAAGCCTGACGGGATCTTTGCTTCGGTGGAAAAGCTGGCCGTGATCTGTTACCGTGTCTGTGAACAGATCAGGCTTCACATCCCGCAGGATATCAGGATCATCAGTTTTTCCAACCTCCATACCGCTTCATTGCTGAATCCTTCGCTGACCACCATAACACAACCTGCATTCGAGATCGGGGAAACGGCGGCAAAAGCCCTGCTGCGCATCATCCAGAAGAAAGGAGGGTATAACGCCGGGGGTAATGTGGTGTTGCAGTCCCGGCTGATCAAACGTAATTCCACGGCGCGTTAA
- a CDS encoding TonB-dependent receptor, which translates to MHKPFLTLTVLFFLPLLLQAQQTISGRVTTAKRKPLAGVNIAIKGSYDGTSSKADGTFSFTTAATGERFITASLTGYQTLEIKADVADAQQLQLVLRETVNELKMVTISAGSFEASDEKKNTMLKPLDIVTTAGANADIVSALRTLPGAQQVGEKEGLFVRGGTGYETQTFIDGMMVRNPFYSGMPDFAARGRFSPFLFKGTTFSSGGYSAQYGQALSSALVLESTDLPDRSSYSLGLGTVGPSVGVDILTEDKKKAYGFEADYTNLAPYFALVKQQQKPTIAPEATNASANYRLKTSSTGMLKFFVTGSWNRFGFQGESLEHPGYKEDFELENYNIYTNLNYKESLGKGWRMNLGTSWSTNRDRIYMDTIGWSPDPSRVRARQDLSQFRMVFSKNIGRYSLLRFGSEYQYADERSAFDQYNADYVDSYAAGFVEGDIYFTPRFVGRLGGRYEYSSLLANGNIAPRASLAYKLDGRSQVALAYGEFYQKPEPQFLRFSHDLGYMRATHYIASYQRISEFYTLRAEVFYKEYYDLVKTVPDYSNNGNGYAKGIELFWRDRKTIKNVDYWLSYSWLDTKRDYLNYPYRVQPDFAADHTATLVYKHYISALQLNLGATYSFATGRPYYNPNRPESEFMEDRTRTLNTLSLNVNYITKIGKAFTVFVFTMTNALGNDQEYGFRYSSDKMRRAMVGPMAPRFFYLGMFMSFGIDRTQEVINRQ; encoded by the coding sequence ATGCACAAGCCATTCTTAACCCTGACCGTACTGTTTTTCCTGCCGTTGCTGCTGCAGGCCCAGCAGACCATCAGCGGCCGGGTGACCACCGCCAAACGAAAACCCCTGGCGGGAGTGAACATCGCCATCAAAGGCTCGTACGATGGTACGTCCAGCAAAGCGGACGGCACTTTTTCCTTTACCACAGCCGCCACCGGCGAACGTTTCATCACCGCCAGCCTTACCGGCTACCAGACCCTGGAGATCAAAGCGGATGTGGCCGATGCGCAACAGTTGCAGCTGGTGCTGCGGGAAACCGTCAATGAGTTGAAGATGGTGACCATCTCCGCGGGCAGCTTTGAAGCCAGCGACGAGAAAAAGAACACCATGCTCAAACCCCTGGATATTGTCACGACGGCAGGTGCGAATGCAGACATCGTCAGCGCCCTGCGGACGCTGCCCGGTGCACAACAGGTAGGCGAGAAGGAAGGGCTGTTTGTGCGTGGCGGAACCGGCTATGAAACACAAACGTTCATCGACGGCATGATGGTGCGCAATCCCTTTTACAGCGGAATGCCCGACTTTGCGGCACGCGGGCGTTTCTCCCCTTTTCTCTTCAAAGGCACTACCTTCAGCAGCGGCGGTTACTCCGCGCAATACGGCCAGGCCCTCTCTTCCGCGCTGGTACTGGAATCCACAGATCTGCCGGACCGTTCTTCCTATTCCCTCGGCCTGGGCACCGTAGGGCCAAGTGTGGGCGTGGACATTCTTACGGAGGACAAAAAGAAAGCCTACGGTTTTGAAGCGGATTATACCAATCTTGCCCCTTACTTCGCGCTGGTGAAACAGCAGCAAAAACCCACCATCGCACCGGAAGCCACCAACGCCTCCGCCAACTACCGCCTGAAAACATCCAGCACCGGCATGCTGAAATTCTTCGTTACCGGCAGCTGGAACCGCTTCGGGTTCCAGGGCGAAAGCCTGGAGCATCCGGGATACAAGGAAGACTTTGAGCTGGAGAACTATAACATCTACACCAATCTGAACTATAAGGAAAGTCTCGGTAAAGGATGGCGGATGAACCTGGGAACGTCCTGGAGCACTAACCGCGACCGTATTTATATGGACACGATCGGCTGGAGCCCTGATCCTTCAAGGGTCCGCGCCCGGCAGGACCTCAGCCAGTTCCGCATGGTATTCTCCAAAAATATCGGCCGTTATTCCCTGCTCCGCTTCGGCAGCGAATACCAGTACGCCGATGAACGGTCCGCCTTCGATCAGTATAACGCGGATTATGTGGACAGTTATGCCGCGGGTTTCGTGGAGGGCGATATCTATTTCACACCGCGGTTCGTGGGCAGGCTGGGCGGACGGTACGAATATTCCTCCCTGCTGGCGAACGGCAACATTGCGCCGCGCGCTTCCCTTGCTTACAAGCTGGACGGCCGGAGCCAGGTAGCCCTGGCCTACGGTGAATTTTACCAGAAACCGGAACCGCAATTCCTGCGCTTCTCGCATGATCTGGGGTATATGCGCGCCACCCACTACATCGCCAGCTATCAGCGCATATCCGAATTTTATACGCTGAGGGCGGAAGTTTTCTACAAGGAGTATTACGACCTGGTGAAAACAGTACCGGACTACAGCAATAACGGGAACGGATATGCGAAAGGCATAGAACTGTTCTGGCGGGACCGCAAGACGATCAAAAACGTGGATTACTGGCTGTCCTACTCCTGGCTGGATACCAAACGGGATTATCTGAATTATCCCTACCGTGTGCAGCCGGATTTTGCCGCAGACCATACCGCCACGCTGGTGTACAAGCATTATATATCGGCACTGCAGCTGAACCTGGGCGCCACGTATTCATTTGCAACAGGCCGCCCTTACTATAATCCCAACCGCCCGGAAAGCGAGTTCATGGAAGACCGGACGAGGACGCTCAATACGCTCAGCCTGAATGTGAACTACATCACAAAGATCGGGAAAGCATTCACCGTGTTCGTATTCACCATGACCAATGCACTGGGCAATGACCAGGAATACGGGTTCCGTTATTCATCGGACAAGATGCGCCGTGCGATGGTAGGGCCTATGGCGCCGAGGTTCTTTTATCTCGGTATGTTCATGAGCTTTGGTATCGACCGTACACAGGAAGTAATTAACAGGCAATAA